A window from Salmo trutta chromosome 29, fSalTru1.1, whole genome shotgun sequence encodes these proteins:
- the LOC115167487 gene encoding glutamine-dependent NAD(+) synthetase-like: MAAPPTAELEPLTDGQVLQTDEPNIGMTYSELSVIGRIRKISKCGPYSMSWKLIHTWREALSPLQVTLHPCIAHHLLFSYC, translated from the exons ATGGCTGCACCTCCCACTGCAGAGCTGGAGCCCCTGACGGACGGCCAGGTGTTGCAGACTGATGAG CCTAATATAGGGATGACATACTCGGAGCTGTCTGTGATTGGCCGGATCAGGAAGATTTCCAAGTGCGGCCCGTACAGCATGTCCTGGAAACTCATCCACACGTGGAGGGAGGCCCTATCCCCTCTACAGGTCACTCTACACCCCTGTATCGCACACCATTTACTATTTTCATACTGTTAG
- the LOC115167488 gene encoding two pore calcium channel protein 2: protein MESKQLLTGSINYGSHPHNIDHLEKGSPTTRRLSSSVAAECCCVEGGDEDLYLQQAAVFIEDAIQYRSINHRVDANSLRLYRWYYSRIWQWGLGLTIAVVLTLAFIERPSSFSYTSDPRFRPPPWEPPCGLTEGIEIVCLVIFAIDLATKSYLIGWEEFRQCKWLIVYILAVSASVIDWALTLSMYCDQNLRVRRLIRPFFLLQNSSLMKKTLKCIKRTLPEIASVILLLALHLCLFTMIGMLLFAKGENPKQNGEWEAYFRDLPTSLSSLLVLLTTANNPDVMIPAYSLNRGYSIFFILFSGFGTYFLMNLLTAIVYNQFRGYLLMSVQASILRRRLGVRAAFEVMSCQGRGQDATHSEEHVERVRVDASLQVMARVQMKSYYRQAIIKRVQQLSDGFIQWEAFRRLFDELDKDRIKEHPPKPEYNSSLLQRLQLIFSHYYVTVVGNAMALTNVMCICTILVLDSEKSIAERDDYYMEVINCFFILYYLMEMSLKILAFGWRGYLSYRNNIFDGLLTVCLLVLQITIFATYRLPFPKWNPASRGLMSLWEMVRLVNMLIVVRFLRIIPDIKLMALIASTLVDLVKNLRAFAGILVVVFYVFAVLGIWLFQGAITAPRPMSVMSNSSMENITVECGSYEQLGYWPNNFDDFASSLVLLYNVMVVNNWQVFMDAYTRYTTEWSKVYFVSWWLTSSVMWVNLFVALILENFIYKWDRSVMCSVADVERTGYETTVQLMFREQIQEPTEEELVTQLHQHPHLHLS, encoded by the exons ATGGAATCGAAACAACTGCTGACTGGAAGCATTAACTACGGCTCCCACCCTCACAACATCGACCACCTTGAAAAGGGATCCCCAACGACGAGACGTCTGTCCTCCTCGGTTGCTGCAGAGTGTTGCTGTGTCGAAGGGG GCGATGAGGATCTCTACCTCCAGCAAGCTGCTGTGTTTATCGAGGACGCCATACAG TACCGATCCATCAATCATAGAGTGGATGCAAACTCGTTACGTCTGTACAGGTGGTACTACTCCAGGATATGGCAATG GGGGCTGGGCCTGACTATTGCGGTCGTCTTGACGCTGGCTTTCATCGAGAGGCCCTCGTCCTTCTCCTACACATCAGACCCTCGCTTCAGACCTCCCCCCTGGGAGCCCCCCTGTGGCCTGACAGAGGGCATAGAGATAGTCTGCCTCGTCATCTTTGCCATTGACCTCGCTACCAAG AGCTACTTGATTGGTTGGGAGGAGTTTCGGCAGTGCAAGTGGTTGATTGTCTACATCTTGGCCGTCTCAGCGTCTGTAATTGATTGGGCGTTGACGTTGAGCATGTATTGTGATCAG AACTTACGAGTTAGGAGACTCATTCGGCCCTTCTTCCTCCTTCAAAACTCCTCCCTGATGAAGAAAACCTTGAAGTGCATCAAGAGGACCCTCCCAGAGATAGCCAG TGTTATCCTGCTCCTGGCTCTCCACCTCTGCCTCTTCACCATGATTGGCATGCTGCTCTTTGCTAAAGGAGAG AACCCGAAGCAAAATGGGGAGTGGGAGGCCTACTTCAGAGACTTGCccacgtctctctcctctctcttggtGCTCCTCACTACAGCCAATAACCCCGATG tgatGATTCCGGCCTATTCCTTAAACCGAGGATACTCCATCTTCTTCATTCTCTTCAGTGGTTTTG GAACCTACTTCTTGATGAACTTGCTAACTGCCATCGTTTACAACCAGTTCAGGGGATACCTGCTG ATGTCTGTCCAAGCATCCATCCTAAGGAGGAGACTGGGCGTCAGAGCTGCCTTTGAGGTCATGTCCTGCCAGGGGCGGGGTCAGGACGCTACACACTCAGAGGAGCATGT AGAGCGTGTGCGGGTGGATGCCTCTTTGCAGGTCATGGCGAGGGTACAAATGAAGTCCTACTACAGACAAGCCATCATCAAG agagTGCAGCAGTTGTCAGATGGCTTTATCCAGTGGGAGGCCTTCCGGAGGCTTTTTGACGAGCTGGACAAGGACCGCATCAAAGAG CACCCTCCAAAGCCAGAGTACAACTCCTCACTCCTCCAGAGGCTTCAGTTGATTTTCAGCCACTACTATGTTACGGTAGTGGGAAACGCCATGGCCCTGACCAATGTCATGTGCATCTGT ACCATACTGGTGCTTGACTCCGAGAAGTCCATTGCAGAGCGGGATGACTACTACATGGAAGTTATCAACTGTTTCTTTATTCTATACTACCTGATGGAGATGAGTCTAAAAATATTAGCCTTTGGGTGGAGAGGCTACTTGTCATACAGAAACAATATATTTGATGGACTTCTCACAGTTTGCCTTCTG gtcCTTCAGATCACCATTTTTGCCACCTACAGGCTTCCCTTTCCTAAATG GAACCCAGCGTCGCGTGGTCTGATGTCTCTGTGGGAGATGGTACGTCTGGTCAACATGCTCATCGTCGTCCGTTTCCTCCGAATCATCCCTGATATCAAG CTGATGGCCCTCATAGCGAGTACTTTGGTTGACCTGGTGAAAAACCTCCGAGCTTTTGCAGGAATACTAGTG GTGGTGTTCTATGTGTTTGCTGTCCTTGGCATCTGGCTGTTCCAGGGAGCCATTACAGCTCCAAGGCCGATGAG TGTGATGTCCAATTCCAGTATGGAGAACATCACTGTGGAGTGTGGTTCCTACGAGCAGCTGGGCTACTGGCCAAACAACTTTGACGACTTTGCT TCTTCCCTCGTCCTCCTTTACAACGTCATGGTGGTGAATAACTGGCAAGTGTTCATGGATGCCTACACCAGATACACCACAGA GTGGTCCAAGGTCTACTTTGTCTCCTGGTGGCTTACCTCCTCTGTCATGTGGGTCAACTTGTTTGTGGCTCTCATCTTGGAG AACTTCATCTATAAGTGGGACCGGAGTGTCATGTGTTCAGTGGCGGACGTTGAGCGAACAGGTTATGAGACTACCGTCCAGCTCATGTTCAG AGAACAAATTCAGGAGCCTACAGAGGAAGAACTGGTCACCCAACTCCACCAGCACCCTCACCTGCATCTCAGCTGA